A region from the Chthoniobacterales bacterium genome encodes:
- a CDS encoding AMP-binding protein: MSRLSSRLREHLEQSDRAAIADWTYTRLNDVSARIAGALLDCPKDQPVALLMDHGPELIAAIVAVVRTGRCYLVPSPGRLQLSDLQPGAWIADAAHLPLAKKLGVPFLSFEKSQKLPPDFAFAETDESTALAIFYTSGSTGQPTPYVYTHGGTWQTVGNHAASLALTPDDRLSLLSPTSAAASVSGLFGALLHGACVLPHSPSAGLAEWLDAQKPSVLHLVPSLFRRFAATLPAEKSFDSVRAIKFGGEPLFSSDVPFVTRHFPRCRLVINGLGATEANGNICHFPFDPQTFSSATGNVPIGRALTGFHMRVAVESGEDAAPGEVGEILVRSDFPPPRRWGSAAETPLWRSTGDLGQRDSDGLFHHLGRRDGQFKSHGLWITPSLVEGALQAHAAVREAGCIPLLVESGEPLLAAFLVWRETAASDAELRSHLASRIPPHLMPRRFWTLPAFPVLANGKLDRVQLARIGAERLRQETLAPPDSTDPLIVQLTRIWQAALRLERIGLDDDFFDLGGDSLAAAAIFTEVERSLRRHLPVSILLKAPTIQRLANHLRSGGWTKSELRLIPLQLEGNGPPIFCVPGAGTEALALRFLAAHLGNGQPFFAFQPQGLDGREPYLRTVEDMARRYVADLCERCPAGPFVLCGTSFGGVVALEMAQQLRALGRVPASLILIDARGGTYPRLRKFLPIRLWPRWLLRPFLPEFQEDQPLSLGLLGEGIANWWKRKIVWLDIIFHFKKLPRPNELRFIYLRESCRVARRKYVARPWPGKIHLLRAAQQPSDNFYESDPYLGWQGLAENGLEVAEVPGDHVTHMREPHVAVVAEKLREILG, translated from the coding sequence ATGAGCCGTTTGTCCAGCCGCCTGCGCGAACACTTGGAACAGTCCGACCGCGCCGCCATCGCAGACTGGACTTACACCCGACTCAACGACGTTTCCGCCCGCATAGCCGGGGCGTTGCTCGACTGTCCGAAAGACCAGCCGGTCGCGCTGCTGATGGATCACGGCCCCGAGTTGATCGCCGCCATCGTGGCCGTGGTGCGAACGGGCCGCTGCTATCTCGTGCCGTCGCCGGGCCGGCTGCAACTCAGCGACCTCCAGCCCGGCGCATGGATCGCGGACGCCGCCCATTTGCCACTGGCGAAAAAGCTCGGAGTTCCATTCCTATCCTTCGAGAAATCGCAAAAATTGCCGCCCGATTTTGCCTTTGCCGAGACCGACGAATCGACCGCGCTCGCCATTTTTTACACCTCCGGCTCCACGGGTCAGCCGACGCCCTACGTTTACACCCACGGCGGCACCTGGCAGACGGTGGGAAATCACGCCGCGTCGCTTGCGCTCACGCCGGACGACCGGCTTTCGCTCCTCTCGCCCACCTCGGCGGCGGCGTCCGTCTCCGGGCTTTTTGGCGCGTTGCTCCACGGCGCGTGCGTGCTGCCGCACAGTCCGTCGGCGGGTTTGGCGGAATGGCTGGATGCGCAAAAACCCAGCGTGCTCCATTTGGTTCCGAGTCTTTTCCGCCGGTTCGCCGCCACTCTGCCGGCGGAGAAATCTTTCGACTCCGTGCGCGCGATCAAATTTGGCGGCGAACCGCTTTTTTCCTCCGATGTGCCGTTTGTCACACGTCATTTTCCGCGCTGCCGTCTCGTCATCAATGGACTCGGGGCGACCGAGGCAAATGGAAACATCTGCCATTTCCCGTTCGATCCGCAGACGTTTTCCAGCGCAACGGGCAACGTCCCGATCGGACGCGCTCTGACGGGATTTCACATGCGAGTTGCAGTCGAATCGGGCGAGGATGCGGCTCCCGGCGAGGTCGGGGAAATTCTCGTGCGCAGCGATTTTCCGCCGCCCCGACGCTGGGGCTCCGCAGCGGAAACGCCTCTCTGGCGCAGCACCGGCGACCTCGGCCAGCGAGACAGCGACGGTCTGTTTCATCATCTCGGACGCCGCGACGGGCAGTTCAAATCGCACGGTTTGTGGATCACGCCCTCACTCGTCGAGGGTGCGCTCCAGGCGCACGCCGCTGTGCGTGAGGCGGGTTGCATTCCATTGTTAGTCGAATCCGGCGAGCCGCTGCTGGCGGCATTTCTCGTCTGGCGCGAAACGGCGGCGTCCGATGCCGAGTTGCGGTCGCATCTCGCCAGCCGCATTCCGCCGCATCTGATGCCCCGGCGATTCTGGACGCTCCCCGCGTTTCCCGTCCTCGCCAATGGCAAGCTCGACCGCGTGCAACTCGCCCGCATCGGCGCGGAACGACTCCGCCAGGAAACTCTCGCGCCGCCGGATTCGACCGACCCGCTGATCGTCCAGCTCACGCGCATCTGGCAGGCGGCGCTCCGGCTCGAACGCATCGGGCTGGACGACGATTTTTTTGATCTCGGCGGCGATTCTCTCGCGGCGGCGGCCATTTTTACCGAAGTCGAACGCAGCCTGCGGCGTCACCTGCCGGTCTCGATTTTGCTCAAGGCACCCACCATTCAAAGGCTCGCCAACCATCTCCGCAGCGGAGGCTGGACGAAGTCGGAGTTGCGCCTGATTCCACTGCAACTCGAGGGCAACGGGCCGCCGATTTTCTGCGTGCCGGGCGCGGGCACCGAAGCGCTGGCGCTGCGTTTTCTCGCCGCGCATTTGGGAAATGGGCAGCCGTTTTTTGCCTTCCAGCCGCAGGGTCTCGACGGGCGCGAGCCTTACCTGCGCACGGTCGAGGACATGGCCCGCCGCTATGTCGCGGACCTTTGTGAGCGCTGTCCGGCGGGTCCGTTCGTTCTCTGCGGCACGTCTTTTGGCGGGGTCGTGGCGCTGGAAATGGCCCAGCAACTCCGCGCACTGGGACGCGTCCCGGCGAGTTTGATTCTAATCGACGCTCGGGGCGGGACGTATCCGAGGTTGAGGAAATTTCTGCCGATCCGGCTCTGGCCGCGGTGGTTGTTGCGTCCGTTTTTGCCGGAGTTTCAGGAAGATCAGCCGCTTTCTCTCGGGCTGCTGGGCGAGGGAATTGCAAACTGGTGGAAACGGAAAATCGTCTGGCTCGACATCATTTTTCATTTCAAAAAACTGCCGCGTCCCAACGAGCTGCGCTTCATCTATCTGCGCGAATCCTGCCGCGTCGCCCGGCGAAAATATGTGGCCCGACCGTGGCCGGGAAAGATTCATCTCCTGCGCGCCGCCCAGCAGCCGTCGGACAATTTTTACGAGTCCGATCCGTATCTCGGCTGGCAGGGACTAGCGGAGAATGGACTCGAAGTTGCCGAAGTTCCGGGCGATCACGTAACGCACATGCGCGAGCCACACGTGGCCGTGGTCGCAGAAAAACTGCGAGAAATTTTAGGCTGA
- the proS gene encoding proline--tRNA ligase, with product MSQTAITPTRAADFPEWYQQVVRAAQMAENSDVRGAMVIKPWGYGLWEQMQRALDGMFKATGHQNAYFPLFIPLSYLEKEAAHVEGFAKECAVVTHHRLELNSDGKLVPAGPLTEPLVVRPTSETIIGATYAKWVQSWRDLPILINQWANVVRWEMRPRLFLRTTEFLWQEGHTAHETADEAIEETDKMLGVYETFARDWLALPVCPGEKSANERFPGAVRTYTIECMVQDRKAIQAGTSHFLGQNFAKASGIKFQSREGKEEHAWTTSWGVSTRMIGTLLMAHGDDDGAVLPPRIAPSQIVILPVTPKEETKAAVLEACEKLAAELRAQSYAGEPIRVELDKRDLPGGTKNWEWIKKGIPIRIEVGPRDLEKGTAAVSRRDMGVKEKSFPTLADLVANIGATLTNIQSNLFTKAETFRNANMQVLDTKEAFYDYFKADDGGGFALAHWNGSPVVEEQIKNDLKVTIRCIPFARDYFTPEPGTCIFTGEPSAQRVIFARSY from the coding sequence ATGTCCCAAACTGCCATTACACCCACACGCGCCGCTGATTTTCCAGAGTGGTATCAACAAGTCGTTCGTGCCGCCCAGATGGCGGAAAACTCCGACGTGCGCGGCGCCATGGTCATCAAGCCCTGGGGCTACGGACTTTGGGAGCAAATGCAGCGCGCGCTCGATGGAATGTTCAAGGCCACGGGACATCAAAATGCCTATTTCCCGCTCTTCATCCCGCTCAGTTACCTCGAAAAAGAGGCCGCGCACGTCGAGGGTTTTGCCAAGGAATGCGCCGTCGTCACGCATCATAGATTGGAATTGAACTCCGATGGAAAACTGGTGCCCGCCGGCCCGCTGACGGAGCCGCTCGTCGTTCGTCCGACTTCCGAAACCATCATCGGTGCGACCTACGCGAAATGGGTCCAGTCGTGGCGCGATCTGCCGATCCTTATCAATCAATGGGCCAACGTCGTTCGTTGGGAAATGCGCCCGCGCTTGTTCCTGCGCACCACCGAATTCTTGTGGCAGGAAGGCCACACCGCACACGAAACGGCGGATGAAGCCATCGAAGAAACAGACAAGATGTTAGGTGTCTATGAGACGTTTGCTCGCGATTGGTTAGCATTGCCCGTTTGTCCCGGCGAGAAATCGGCCAACGAGCGTTTCCCCGGCGCGGTGCGCACTTACACCATCGAATGCATGGTGCAGGATCGGAAGGCGATCCAAGCCGGCACGTCGCATTTTCTCGGGCAGAATTTTGCCAAGGCGAGCGGCATCAAATTTCAGTCCCGCGAGGGAAAAGAGGAGCACGCCTGGACCACGAGCTGGGGTGTTAGTACCCGCATGATCGGCACGCTGCTCATGGCGCACGGCGACGACGATGGAGCCGTCCTGCCGCCGCGCATCGCGCCGAGTCAGATCGTTATCCTGCCCGTCACGCCGAAGGAAGAAACGAAGGCCGCCGTGCTGGAAGCCTGCGAAAAGCTCGCCGCCGAACTCCGCGCCCAATCCTACGCTGGCGAGCCCATTCGAGTGGAACTCGACAAGCGCGATCTCCCCGGCGGCACGAAGAATTGGGAGTGGATCAAAAAGGGAATCCCGATTCGAATCGAAGTCGGCCCGCGCGATCTGGAGAAGGGAACCGCGGCTGTCAGCCGGCGCGACATGGGAGTGAAAGAGAAATCATTTCCAACGCTCGCGGATCTGGTTGCTAACATTGGCGCAACGCTGACTAACATTCAGTCGAATCTCTTCACCAAGGCCGAGACTTTCCGCAATGCTAACATGCAAGTGTTAGACACGAAGGAAGCCTTCTACGACTACTTTAAGGCCGACGACGGCGGCGGTTTCGCGCTCGCCCATTGGAATGGAAGTCCGGTCGTCGAGGAGCAGATCAAGAACGACTTGAAAGTCACCATCCGCTGCATTCCGTTTGCCCGCGACTACTTCACGCCGGAACCGGGGACGTGCATTTTCACCGGCGAACCCAGCGCCCAGCGCGTGATCTTCGCCAGGTCCTACTAA
- a CDS encoding bifunctional serine/threonine protein kinase/MFS transporter — MNTETCPQCGKPLATDALMGLCPECLVRSGFATLTGDTNETRPFEPPTPEELGARFPELEILALLGRGGMGAVYQARQKRLDRVVALKILPPRVDQDPSFAARFEREARALAKLHHPHIVSLHEFGEADGLFYFIMEYVDGVNLRQLLNAGRIAPSEALAIVPQICEALQFAHDRGIVHRDIKPENILLNQAGQVKIADFGVAKMVAGEWHSTDTPLAAEGQTEAGKIIGTPSYMAPEQMSHPQDVDNRADIYALGVVFYQMLTGELPNGKIEPPSRKVQIDVRLDEIVLRALEQNPELRYQEISVFKTQVETIAATPETAPPSAADESGRSPSPLHQQIWANMDAGEKREMTMRNVMFAIWNSATWFAPILIIFTTHGGARWLYAALTLALGLAGNPVWRKILREGLSSTKWAQENRVTAARLKESFKASQPPRWTYVVGGMVFVGAMFFFDFGIEPHTHWSKPVSVTMGFLTVFSLTTLCSFLVDRFRKGARTGNTASRFSRTAIFGACWPFLVFVILVLLASPLTGLETDPAIKLSIILSVIGTTNFGWIAVSQIRNSAGRLHGMWLAVVDGLLPPLLTLDTYVGIALHRRDSIETLANALVGQVDVTLYVATYNALVLLTLAIVIGANVLIARKVWCALNPRTISTQPDVKPLAYMALFFGVLSNLIPMIFYWNARAIPWITPQFQEAMLGLTLVLAALAIILGSLSRASRAGWTALVLGGISMVIWMLCFIGGLVSENGTASNQREPASRSWIVDDIARKLATRDELIAKITEGEPRASASLSAHLHELAQFTPATLSELSQRESARNQALGVWADVGTLQELHLQQSGELFIQNDMIRHDLRTFGERFLPAKKQAEQDVQLTVLAGKTTAALTQVERNDNVSREHLNSTTNDFIELLASWQDVPQRDAKVQKLVAIFADEERKRAEISEQHRQAATTQSALGQLEKEYLHP, encoded by the coding sequence ATGAATACAGAAACTTGCCCACAATGCGGAAAACCTCTCGCCACCGACGCCCTGATGGGGCTTTGCCCGGAGTGCCTGGTGCGTTCCGGCTTCGCCACGCTTACCGGTGATACGAATGAAACTCGCCCCTTCGAGCCGCCGACGCCGGAGGAACTGGGCGCGCGTTTTCCAGAGCTGGAGATTCTGGCATTGCTCGGACGTGGCGGAATGGGCGCGGTTTATCAGGCTCGCCAGAAGCGGCTGGACCGGGTGGTGGCGTTAAAAATCCTGCCACCGCGAGTGGATCAGGATCCGTCGTTCGCAGCGCGCTTCGAGCGGGAGGCGCGGGCGCTCGCGAAGCTGCACCATCCGCACATCGTCTCGCTCCATGAATTCGGCGAGGCCGACGGCCTGTTTTATTTCATCATGGAATACGTCGATGGCGTGAACCTGCGGCAGTTGCTCAACGCGGGCCGCATCGCACCCAGCGAGGCGCTGGCCATCGTTCCGCAGATCTGCGAGGCGCTGCAATTTGCCCACGACCGGGGCATCGTTCATCGCGACATCAAACCCGAGAACATTCTGCTCAACCAGGCGGGCCAGGTGAAGATCGCCGACTTCGGCGTCGCCAAGATGGTCGCAGGCGAGTGGCATTCGACTGACACTCCGCTCGCTGCCGAAGGCCAGACCGAGGCGGGAAAAATCATCGGCACCCCGAGCTACATGGCCCCGGAGCAGATGTCGCATCCGCAGGACGTGGACAACCGGGCCGACATCTACGCGCTCGGCGTGGTCTTTTACCAGATGCTCACTGGAGAGCTGCCCAATGGAAAAATCGAGCCGCCCTCGCGCAAAGTGCAGATCGACGTGCGGCTCGACGAAATCGTGCTTCGTGCCTTGGAGCAAAATCCCGAACTCCGCTACCAGGAGATCAGCGTTTTCAAGACGCAGGTGGAGACAATCGCGGCGACGCCGGAAACTGCGCCTCCATCAGCAGCGGATGAGTCCGGTCGTTCGCCATCGCCGCTGCATCAGCAAATCTGGGCGAACATGGACGCGGGCGAAAAACGCGAGATGACGATGCGGAATGTGATGTTCGCGATTTGGAATTCGGCCACATGGTTCGCGCCGATACTGATCATTTTCACCACGCATGGCGGGGCTCGCTGGCTCTACGCCGCGCTGACTCTCGCCCTCGGCCTGGCCGGGAATCCGGTCTGGCGGAAGATATTGAGGGAAGGGCTTTCCTCCACGAAATGGGCACAGGAAAACAGAGTCACTGCTGCGCGGCTCAAAGAGTCGTTCAAGGCCAGCCAGCCGCCGCGCTGGACGTATGTCGTTGGAGGCATGGTGTTCGTCGGAGCGATGTTTTTCTTCGATTTCGGTATCGAGCCGCACACGCACTGGTCCAAGCCTGTTTCCGTGACGATGGGGTTTCTCACCGTGTTCAGCCTGACGACGTTGTGTAGTTTTCTGGTTGACCGTTTCCGCAAAGGCGCACGCACCGGAAACACCGCGTCGCGTTTCTCGCGCACAGCAATCTTCGGCGCGTGCTGGCCATTTCTCGTCTTCGTCATTCTCGTCTTGCTGGCATCCCCGCTCACCGGGCTGGAAACCGATCCGGCGATCAAGTTATCCATTATTTTGTCGGTCATCGGCACCACGAACTTCGGCTGGATCGCCGTTTCACAAATCCGCAACTCCGCCGGCCGATTGCATGGAATGTGGCTTGCCGTTGTCGATGGATTATTGCCGCCGCTGCTCACGCTCGACACGTATGTCGGCATTGCGCTTCATCGGCGCGACTCCATTGAGACGCTTGCCAACGCTCTGGTGGGACAGGTGGACGTCACGCTCTATGTCGCAACTTATAATGCGCTGGTCCTGCTGACGCTCGCCATTGTGATCGGCGCGAATGTGCTCATCGCACGAAAAGTCTGGTGCGCGTTGAATCCGCGGACGATCTCCACGCAGCCGGATGTGAAGCCGCTGGCTTACATGGCGCTGTTCTTCGGAGTGCTCAGCAACTTGATTCCGATGATTTTCTATTGGAATGCGCGCGCCATCCCATGGATCACGCCGCAGTTTCAAGAAGCCATGCTCGGGCTCACGCTGGTCCTTGCGGCTCTTGCGATCATCCTCGGCAGCCTGTCGCGAGCCTCACGCGCTGGCTGGACCGCGCTCGTGCTCGGCGGCATCAGCATGGTCATTTGGATGTTGTGTTTTATCGGGGGACTCGTTTCTGAAAATGGAACCGCGTCGAACCAGCGCGAGCCAGCCAGCCGAAGCTGGATCGTGGACGACATCGCCCGAAAGCTCGCGACGCGCGACGAACTCATCGCGAAGATCACCGAGGGCGAGCCACGCGCCAGTGCCTCGCTCAGCGCCCATCTGCACGAGCTGGCGCAGTTCACACCCGCCACGCTCAGCGAACTTTCGCAGCGGGAATCTGCGCGAAATCAAGCGTTGGGAGTCTGGGCCGATGTCGGGACTTTGCAGGAACTGCACTTGCAGCAAAGCGGGGAGTTGTTCATTCAAAACGACATGATTCGTCACGACCTGCGGACCTTTGGCGAACGCTTTCTGCCCGCCAAAAAGCAAGCTGAGCAGGACGTGCAGCTCACCGTGCTGGCCGGCAAAACCACTGCCGCCCTCACGCAAGTCGAGAGAAACGACAACGTGAGCCGCGAGCATCTCAACAGCACGACCAATGACTTTATCGAGCTGCTGGCATCTTGGCAGGACGTCCCGCAGCGCGACGCGAAAGTGCAAAAGCTCGTGGCCATTTTTGCCGATGAAGAAAGAAAGCGTGCCGAGATCTCGGAACAACACAGGCAAGCCGCCACAACTCAAAGCGCGCTTGGTCAGTTGGAAAAAGAATATCTTCATCCCTAA
- a CDS encoding sigma-70 family RNA polymerase sigma factor — MPSPDRADIFVTTRWTAVVTAGRSDTERAQVAMAELCQTYWYPLYAYVRRRGHGAEDAEDLTQGFFERLLRLESVKSVARENGKFRAFLLASMNHYLADEWDKATAGKRSIQRTISLDAERAENRYQCEPVDHMTPQRLFERQWAMTLLDTVVRRLCAEYADSGRGDLFMTLRLTITSGENAQPYAVLAEKLKISEEAVRVAVHRLRKRYRVLLREEISQTVTGEAGESAITEELEYLRNILSS; from the coding sequence ATGCCTTCTCCTGACCGAGCCGATATTTTTGTAACGACCCGCTGGACGGCTGTGGTGACGGCTGGGCGCTCGGACACGGAGCGCGCGCAGGTCGCGATGGCCGAGTTGTGCCAGACGTATTGGTATCCGCTCTATGCCTACGTGCGGCGGCGAGGCCACGGTGCGGAGGATGCCGAGGACCTCACCCAGGGTTTCTTTGAGCGGCTCCTGCGGCTGGAGTCGGTGAAGTCTGTGGCGCGGGAGAATGGGAAATTTCGCGCCTTCCTGCTGGCGTCGATGAACCATTATCTGGCCGACGAATGGGACAAGGCCACGGCTGGGAAACGTTCCATTCAGCGCACGATCTCGCTGGATGCGGAGCGCGCGGAAAATCGTTATCAATGCGAGCCGGTGGACCACATGACCCCGCAGCGGTTGTTCGAGCGGCAATGGGCGATGACGCTGCTCGATACGGTGGTGCGGCGGCTGTGCGCGGAGTATGCCGACTCGGGTCGCGGCGATTTGTTCATGACCCTGCGATTGACCATCACCAGCGGGGAAAATGCCCAGCCGTATGCCGTTCTCGCCGAGAAACTGAAAATCTCCGAGGAAGCAGTCCGCGTGGCGGTGCATCGGCTGCGGAAACGCTACCGGGTGCTCCTGCGCGAGGAAATTTCCCAAACCGTGACTGGCGAAGCGGGCGAGTCAGCTATCACAGAGGAACTGGAATATCTCCGAAATATTCTTTCCTCGTAG
- a CDS encoding C4-type zinc ribbon domain-containing protein, whose product MLPEIEQLLVLQDRDQKIKAFRDELTRGPLEKQRIADDLARATADHEKARATLQELEIRKKKLELDAQAKRDSIAKFKNQQFQTRKNEEFQALSHEIARYEKDIVALEDTEIEIMEGIEQQKAALVSSDAKFAEAKRIATERTKTVEERTASIGGRIGAIEAERAALAAAFPDEDLLDLYNRIFVKKLGTAVVTLDHETCGGCHMKVTPQIVHAVRGQKVLTSCEQCGRILYPGE is encoded by the coding sequence ATGTTACCTGAGATCGAACAACTCCTCGTCCTGCAAGATCGCGACCAGAAAATCAAGGCCTTTCGCGATGAACTCACCCGCGGTCCGCTGGAAAAACAACGCATCGCCGACGACCTCGCCCGCGCCACCGCCGACCACGAAAAGGCACGCGCCACGTTGCAGGAACTCGAGATTCGCAAGAAGAAGCTGGAGCTCGACGCGCAGGCCAAGCGCGACTCGATTGCGAAGTTTAAGAACCAGCAATTTCAGACGCGCAAGAACGAGGAATTTCAGGCGTTGAGCCATGAGATCGCGCGTTACGAGAAAGACATCGTCGCGCTGGAAGACACCGAGATCGAGATTATGGAAGGCATCGAGCAGCAAAAGGCGGCGCTCGTTTCCAGCGACGCGAAATTTGCCGAGGCGAAGCGGATCGCTACCGAACGCACGAAGACCGTGGAGGAGCGCACGGCTAGCATCGGAGGCCGCATCGGCGCAATCGAGGCGGAGCGCGCAGCTCTGGCGGCGGCGTTTCCGGACGAGGATTTGCTGGATCTTTACAACCGCATCTTTGTCAAAAAACTCGGCACGGCGGTGGTCACGCTCGACCACGAGACCTGCGGCGGCTGCCACATGAAAGTGACGCCACAAATCGTTCACGCCGTGCGCGGTCAGAAAGTGCTCACCTCCTGCGAGCAATGCGGACGCATTCTTTATCCGGGCGAGTAG
- a CDS encoding glycoside hydrolase family 3 N-terminal domain-containing protein — translation MSISAAANSLGQLLLTGVPGTVLDAETAAVFRRIQPGGYILFGRNIESAVQLRKLIDDLRDLAAEAGHVPIITIDQEGGRVSRLKLLGAEPPNAVQLRDKDDLGLIARHGRITGDLLRLFGFNLDLCPVLDISFDDEADNSLRGRCYGRTVAEVIAKAGEFNSALRGTGILSCGKHFPGYAAAAVDAHHELPVIGRSRAELDATELAIFRHFAPTVDSMMICHAWYPAIDAERVPASLSANAITQILRREHGFTGLIMTDDLDMGAILNEYGLAETIRRALTAGNDLAMICHRLETVAEAHTILQTLDRAVLDRALENVAAFQTTLAPPTEFSLCAHAELDDEVRQLRVDVLGKGEADTRSPEDGKRSPVEVY, via the coding sequence ATGAGTATTTCTGCTGCTGCAAATTCGCTGGGTCAATTGCTTCTTACTGGAGTGCCGGGGACGGTGCTCGATGCCGAGACGGCGGCGGTGTTTCGGCGGATTCAGCCGGGCGGATATATTTTGTTTGGTCGCAATATCGAGTCGGCGGTGCAGTTGCGGAAATTGATCGACGACCTGCGCGACCTCGCGGCGGAGGCGGGTCACGTGCCAATCATCACCATCGACCAGGAGGGCGGGCGGGTGTCGCGGCTGAAATTGCTCGGGGCCGAGCCGCCCAATGCGGTGCAACTCCGCGACAAAGACGACCTCGGGCTGATTGCGCGTCATGGTCGGATCACCGGCGACCTGCTGCGGCTCTTCGGGTTCAATCTCGATCTCTGTCCGGTGCTGGATATTTCGTTCGATGACGAGGCAGACAACTCCCTGCGCGGACGTTGCTACGGGCGTACGGTGGCGGAGGTGATCGCGAAGGCGGGCGAGTTTAATTCCGCTCTGCGCGGCACGGGGATTCTGAGTTGCGGGAAACATTTCCCCGGCTACGCGGCGGCGGCGGTGGATGCGCATCACGAGCTGCCCGTGATCGGGCGTTCGCGGGCCGAGTTGGATGCGACTGAACTGGCGATCTTCCGTCATTTCGCACCGACGGTGGACTCGATGATGATCTGCCACGCGTGGTATCCGGCGATCGACGCGGAACGCGTGCCGGCGTCATTGAGTGCTAATGCGATCACGCAAATCCTCCGGCGCGAGCACGGTTTCACGGGCTTGATCATGACCGACGACCTCGACATGGGAGCGATTCTGAACGAATACGGCCTCGCCGAAACGATCCGGCGCGCCCTCACCGCTGGCAACGATCTGGCCATGATTTGTCACCGGCTGGAGACGGTGGCTGAGGCGCACACCATTCTGCAAACCCTCGACCGCGCCGTGCTCGACCGCGCACTGGAAAACGTCGCCGCCTTCCAGACGACACTGGCACCGCCCACGGAGTTCAGCCTCTGCGCGCACGCCGAACTGGACGACGAGGTGCGGCAGTTGCGCGTCGATGTGCTGGGGAAGGGCGAGGCCGACACGCGGAGTCCCGAGGATGGCAAACGCTCGCCGGTGGAAGTGTATTAA
- a CDS encoding Panacea domain-containing protein: MNARKLEELIVHLASHPGVKDLGPTKLWKLIYFIDAQALRDLGEPVTDSEFIKYQHGPVPSRGEKHLKKLLESGDVTTTRAKVGSMTLNKVHAQREPEMDVFESAEATLIESICKKLGGKSATVLSNLSHLEPSWHYAEMREKLSPELIAYGHKEDPEGL; this comes from the coding sequence ATGAACGCACGAAAGTTAGAGGAATTGATTGTGCATCTCGCCTCTCATCCCGGGGTGAAGGATCTCGGGCCGACAAAGCTTTGGAAGCTCATCTATTTCATTGATGCCCAAGCGCTCCGAGACCTCGGTGAGCCTGTGACGGATTCGGAGTTTATCAAATACCAACATGGTCCGGTGCCAAGCCGTGGAGAAAAGCATTTGAAGAAACTCTTGGAAAGCGGTGACGTGACGACGACGCGAGCCAAGGTGGGGAGTATGACGCTAAACAAGGTTCACGCGCAGAGAGAGCCTGAAATGGATGTTTTCGAAAGTGCAGAGGCGACTTTGATCGAAAGCATCTGCAAAAAGCTGGGAGGGAAGAGCGCGACAGTATTATCGAATTTGAGCCACTTGGAGCCTTCCTGGCATTACGCGGAAATGCGCGAAAAGCTTTCTCCGGAACTGATTGCCTATGGGCATAAAGAAGATCCGGAAGGCTTGTAA
- a CDS encoding VOC family protein: protein MKNNPVGWFEIYVQDLPRARAFYERVLGTTLSPLPTPMPGLEMAAFPMDHTEPGATGALVQMADKDSGIGGTIIYFKCDDCAVESARVTPAGGQVVREKFSIGDYGHIALVTDPDGNMFGLHSME from the coding sequence ATGAAAAACAATCCCGTTGGCTGGTTCGAAATCTACGTGCAAGACCTCCCCCGCGCCCGCGCCTTCTACGAGCGCGTGCTCGGCACCACCCTCAGTCCCCTCCCCACCCCGATGCCGGGGCTGGAAATGGCCGCCTTCCCCATGGACCACACCGAGCCCGGAGCGACCGGCGCCCTCGTCCAGATGGCCGACAAAGACTCCGGCATCGGCGGCACCATCATCTACTTCAAATGCGATGACTGCGCCGTCGAGTCGGCCCGCGTCACTCCCGCCGGAGGACAAGTCGTCCGCGAAAAATTCTCCATCGGCGACTACGGTCACATCGCTCTCGTCACCGACCCCGATGGCAATATGTTCGGGCTGCACTCGATGGAATAG
- a CDS encoding LURP-one-related family protein, with translation MRYLMTQKLFCLGDDFTIRNEAGEDVYLVDGKAFSFGDKLSFLDMAGRELAFIRQKLFAWGPTYEIHRDGTLVAVVKKEIFTLFRCRFTVDVEGPDDLEAQGDFMDHAYTFSCGSRQVAEVSKKWFTLRDSYGVEIADEADAVLILASTVVIDMVCHGDQKGR, from the coding sequence ATGCGCTACTTGATGACTCAAAAACTCTTCTGCCTCGGCGACGACTTCACCATCCGCAATGAGGCGGGCGAGGACGTCTATCTCGTCGATGGCAAAGCCTTTAGCTTCGGCGACAAACTCTCTTTCCTCGACATGGCCGGTCGCGAACTCGCCTTCATCCGGCAAAAACTCTTCGCCTGGGGACCCACCTACGAGATTCACCGCGATGGCACGCTCGTTGCCGTGGTGAAGAAAGAAATCTTCACCCTTTTCCGCTGCCGTTTCACCGTCGATGTGGAAGGCCCCGACGATTTGGAGGCGCAAGGCGACTTCATGGATCACGCCTACACCTTCAGTTGCGGATCGAGACAGGTCGCCGAAGTCTCCAAGAAATGGTTCACCCTGCGCGACAGCTACGGCGTCGAGATCGCCGACGAAGCAGACGCCGTCCTCATTCTAGCTAGCACCGTAGTCATCGACATGGTCTGCCACGGGGATCAGAAGGGGCGTTAA